Proteins found in one Pectobacterium atrosepticum genomic segment:
- a CDS encoding GAF domain-containing protein: MISLNTSRVAGTWDIRREKLVDIAEALLRQQDPLSVLSVLAALSSEFVFFQSVTLSLPSYGVWQQDVTQETPPQGECCSGGGHCTMPLNSTSPLQGELSFIRSRGGHFTPEELGFLRQVACLAGGVLSHICHNKTLLDESQQMRHQRDHFRILVDITNSVLSHLDMDALVQEVSREIHRFFGVQYIAMALSNSEKPADFRLWSTYYAPESPVSRHQCTFPRAKSLTEHVLQSHEVVVLNLDDDRCQQARDTFFDELRSRQLSTVCLLPLSFNSEPLGVLVLAYEQADFFHDNHLNLLQQIAARIGIAVDNADAYGQISRLKDTLKNENIWLNARIQNTDAEGDIIYQSAQMRSVLEQMSMVATSDSTVLILGETGTGKELIARAIHKMSYRHKGSMVKMNCAAVPSGLLESDLFGHEKGAFTGASTVHIGRFEMAEGGSLFLDEIGDMPLELQPKLLRVLQEREIERLGSNKVIPVDVRLIAATNRDLKQMSMDREFRSDLYYRLNVFPISIPPLRERPEDIPLLAKFFVQKIAHRMKRSIDNIPAQALRQLCQYPWPGNVRELENVIERAVILTRGSTLNLQMHELNVSVPSVSVKENKIALTPPPENDENERQRIIQVLRETNGVVAGPRGAALRLGLKRTTLLSRMQRLGISIYDL; this comes from the coding sequence ATGATTTCACTAAATACTTCCCGAGTTGCTGGCACCTGGGATATCCGGCGAGAGAAACTGGTCGATATCGCGGAGGCGTTACTCCGCCAGCAGGATCCACTCTCCGTTTTATCGGTTCTGGCAGCCCTATCCTCTGAATTCGTTTTCTTCCAGTCGGTTACGTTGTCGTTGCCCAGCTATGGTGTCTGGCAGCAGGATGTCACGCAGGAAACCCCGCCGCAGGGCGAGTGTTGTTCCGGTGGCGGACACTGTACGATGCCGCTAAACAGTACCAGCCCGTTGCAGGGGGAATTGAGTTTTATTCGTTCCCGTGGTGGACATTTTACGCCAGAAGAGCTTGGTTTTCTGCGTCAGGTGGCCTGCCTTGCTGGCGGAGTGCTTTCCCATATTTGCCACAACAAAACCTTGCTGGATGAGTCCCAGCAGATGCGCCATCAGCGCGATCATTTCCGCATTCTGGTCGATATTACGAACTCGGTGCTATCTCATCTGGATATGGATGCGCTGGTGCAGGAAGTTTCGCGGGAGATCCACCGTTTTTTTGGCGTTCAGTATATTGCGATGGCGCTCAGCAACAGTGAAAAACCTGCTGATTTCCGCCTATGGTCGACCTATTATGCCCCAGAGTCCCCGGTATCCCGCCATCAGTGTACGTTTCCTCGTGCGAAATCGTTAACTGAGCACGTTCTACAAAGCCACGAGGTCGTCGTGCTCAATCTTGACGACGATCGCTGCCAACAGGCTCGCGATACTTTTTTTGATGAATTGCGTTCCCGCCAGTTGTCTACGGTGTGTCTGTTGCCGCTTTCTTTCAATAGTGAGCCGTTAGGTGTGCTGGTTCTGGCCTATGAGCAAGCGGATTTTTTTCATGACAATCATCTGAATCTGTTGCAGCAAATAGCGGCTCGTATCGGCATCGCTGTGGATAACGCCGATGCTTACGGTCAGATTTCGCGTCTGAAAGATACCTTAAAGAATGAAAATATCTGGCTCAATGCGCGTATTCAGAACACGGATGCCGAGGGCGATATCATATATCAAAGCGCTCAGATGCGGTCGGTATTGGAGCAAATGAGTATGGTGGCGACGAGCGACAGTACCGTACTGATCCTCGGGGAAACCGGTACGGGTAAAGAGCTGATTGCACGGGCTATTCATAAGATGAGCTATCGGCACAAAGGGTCGATGGTCAAAATGAACTGCGCCGCCGTGCCTTCAGGTCTGTTGGAAAGCGATCTGTTTGGGCATGAAAAAGGGGCATTTACCGGGGCTTCCACGGTTCATATCGGGCGTTTTGAAATGGCGGAAGGCGGCTCGCTGTTTTTGGATGAAATTGGCGATATGCCGCTTGAGCTTCAGCCCAAGCTGTTGCGGGTGCTACAGGAGAGGGAAATCGAGCGACTGGGTAGTAATAAGGTCATCCCAGTAGATGTACGCCTGATTGCCGCAACCAATCGCGACCTGAAGCAGATGTCGATGGATCGCGAATTCAGAAGCGATTTGTATTACCGGCTGAATGTTTTCCCGATCTCTATTCCGCCGCTACGCGAACGGCCTGAAGATATTCCTCTGCTGGCGAAATTCTTTGTCCAGAAAATTGCGCATAGAATGAAACGTAGCATAGACAACATTCCGGCGCAGGCGCTGCGCCAGCTCTGCCAGTACCCCTGGCCGGGAAATGTGCGCGAGCTGGAAAATGTCATCGAAAGGGCGGTGATCCTGACCCGAGGTTCAACGCTGAATTTGCAGATGCACGAGCTGAATGTGTCTGTACCGTCGGTATCGGTGAAAGAGAATAAAATTGCTCTGACACCGCCGCCGGAAAACGATGAGAATGAACGTCAGCGCATCATCCAAGTGCTGCGAGAAACCAACGGCGTGGTGGCTGGGCCACGTGGTGCGGCCCTGCGGTTAGGGCTGAAACGCACCACGCTGCTTTCGCGTATGCAGCGGCTAGGGATTTCGATATACGATTTATAA
- the hycH gene encoding formate hydrogenlyase maturation protein HycH has product MSEDQVIFWSLRQKFLDSESVPEQPQQVMYYSLAIGHHVGVIDCLKAELTCDLDRYPQWTAMLGTGDAQRKMNGLLTFGEIYIDSTHVDMLAHALAPLAQTGQLEPFQTWSTTLLRLLAEIQQEPAIYLIVKKQIANKVG; this is encoded by the coding sequence ATGTCTGAAGATCAGGTTATCTTTTGGTCGCTGCGCCAGAAATTTCTCGACAGCGAATCCGTACCCGAACAGCCCCAGCAGGTGATGTATTACTCACTGGCGATTGGCCATCATGTCGGCGTGATCGATTGCCTGAAAGCCGAGCTGACCTGCGATCTCGATCGCTATCCGCAGTGGACAGCCATGCTCGGCACCGGAGACGCACAGCGCAAAATGAACGGTCTGTTGACCTTCGGAGAAATTTATATCGATAGCACGCACGTCGACATGCTGGCCCACGCGCTGGCCCCGTTGGCGCAAACCGGGCAGTTGGAGCCGTTTCAAACCTGGAGTACCACACTACTGCGTCTGCTGGCAGAAATTCAGCAAGAGCCTGCTATTTATCTCATCGTAAAAAAACAGATTGCCAATAAAGTAGGATGA
- the hybE gene encoding hydrogenase-2 assembly chaperone: MPDFVNGFQHNPAAQLETAFQAIAEREMQSLPFFQPQIPVSACGFQLFEHQWIGCMLTPWMLSLLVLPGPDQCWLRRTVGESLGLSLPCGDIRFTVGYVDGCGQYLASSLMSPLNKTLTAESMLSLAEQTVRMALSLPVVDGNMPASRGRRAFFHLS; this comes from the coding sequence ATGCCGGATTTTGTTAACGGGTTTCAGCACAATCCAGCCGCACAGTTAGAAACGGCTTTTCAGGCGATCGCGGAGAGGGAAATGCAGTCTTTGCCTTTTTTTCAGCCTCAGATTCCGGTGTCCGCGTGTGGATTTCAACTGTTTGAGCACCAGTGGATTGGCTGTATGTTGACGCCTTGGATGCTGAGCTTACTGGTATTGCCCGGCCCGGATCAGTGCTGGCTACGACGGACTGTCGGGGAATCGCTGGGGCTGAGCCTGCCTTGCGGCGATATCCGTTTTACTGTGGGTTATGTTGACGGATGTGGACAATATCTGGCCTCATCTCTGATGTCGCCGTTGAATAAAACCTTGACGGCGGAATCGATGCTGTCGCTGGCAGAACAAACCGTTCGTATGGCACTTTCCTTACCTGTGGTGGACGGAAATATGCCCGCCAGTCGAGGACGTAGGGCATTTTTTCATCTCTCGTAG
- the hypE gene encoding hydrogenase expression/formation protein HypE, giving the protein MKTITLAHGSGGRAMQQLISSLFIEAFSNPWLAEQEDAARLSLAELTASGDRLAFSTDSYVIDPLFFPGGNIGKLAICGTANDIAVSGARPRWLSCGFILEEGLSLEMLETIVRSMAQTAQEAGIDIVTGDTKVVPRGAADKIFINTAGIGAIPHQVCWGTNQIDKGDVIIVSGTLGDHGATILNLREQLGLEGELASDCAVLTPLIQTLLPIPGVKALRDATRGGVNAVLHEFAASSGYGMDIIEAQLPVKPVVRGVCELLGLDPLNFANEGKLVIITRRESASAVMEALHQHPLGCDAALIGEVTERKGVRITGLYSVKRTLDLPHAEPLPRIC; this is encoded by the coding sequence ATGAAAACCATTACCCTCGCCCATGGCAGCGGCGGCCGAGCAATGCAACAGTTGATTTCCAGCCTGTTTATAGAGGCCTTCTCTAATCCATGGCTCGCAGAGCAAGAAGATGCGGCACGCTTATCGCTGGCAGAGCTCACTGCCAGCGGCGACCGGCTGGCTTTCTCTACCGACAGCTATGTCATTGATCCGTTATTCTTTCCCGGTGGGAATATTGGAAAACTGGCAATCTGTGGCACAGCCAATGATATTGCCGTTAGCGGTGCGCGACCACGCTGGCTCTCCTGCGGCTTTATCCTCGAAGAGGGATTAAGTCTGGAGATGCTGGAAACTATCGTGCGCAGCATGGCGCAAACCGCTCAGGAAGCAGGTATAGATATCGTCACCGGCGACACCAAAGTGGTTCCACGCGGCGCGGCGGATAAGATTTTCATTAACACCGCTGGCATCGGTGCCATTCCCCATCAGGTGTGCTGGGGAACCAATCAGATCGACAAAGGCGATGTCATTATCGTCAGCGGAACGCTGGGCGATCACGGGGCGACGATTCTCAATCTGCGCGAACAGCTTGGTCTGGAAGGTGAGCTAGCCAGCGACTGTGCGGTGTTAACCCCCCTGATTCAAACGCTGCTACCGATACCCGGCGTCAAAGCGCTACGCGATGCCACGCGCGGTGGCGTGAATGCCGTGCTACATGAATTTGCGGCCAGCAGCGGGTATGGAATGGACATTATCGAGGCACAGCTGCCAGTAAAACCCGTTGTCCGCGGCGTGTGCGAACTGCTGGGACTGGATCCGCTAAATTTCGCCAATGAGGGTAAACTGGTCATTATTACCCGCCGAGAATCTGCGTCCGCCGTGATGGAAGCCCTACATCAACACCCATTGGGATGTGATGCGGCGTTGATTGGCGAAGTAACTGAACGGAAAGGTGTACGCATAACCGGGCTTTACAGCGTGAAGCGCACGCTAGATCTTCCTCATGCGGAACCTTTACCGCGTATTTGTTAG
- the hypB gene encoding hydrogenase nickel incorporation protein HypB translates to MCTTCGCGEGNRYIEGDEHNPHSAFRSAPFAPAVHPAIKITGLKTPSFMPKETRSGDLHYGHGEAGTHAPGMTQRRMLQIEIDVLDKNNQIAAHNRTQFSARQQLVLNLVSSPGSGKTTLLTETLLRLRGRAECAVIEGDQQTSNDAARIRETGTPAIQVNTGKGCHLDAQMIHDAMQRLPLANSGILFIENVGNLVCPASFDLGERHKVVVLSVTEGEDKPLKYPHMFAAASLMLLNKVDLLPYLDFDVEKCLDYAREVNPDIEILLVSATKGDGIEQWLTWLEAQQQCA, encoded by the coding sequence ATGTGTACAACCTGTGGTTGCGGCGAAGGTAACCGCTATATCGAAGGGGATGAACATAATCCCCATTCCGCTTTTCGCAGCGCCCCTTTTGCACCAGCCGTGCATCCAGCCATAAAGATTACCGGACTGAAAACGCCCTCTTTTATGCCTAAGGAAACCCGTTCGGGTGATTTGCACTACGGACATGGAGAAGCGGGAACTCACGCACCGGGAATGACGCAGCGCCGAATGCTGCAAATAGAAATCGATGTTCTTGATAAAAACAACCAGATCGCCGCCCACAATCGCACGCAGTTTTCCGCCAGACAGCAGTTGGTGCTCAATCTGGTATCCAGCCCCGGTTCCGGCAAAACCACGCTCTTGACGGAAACGCTGCTGCGCCTGCGTGGTCGCGCGGAATGTGCCGTTATTGAAGGCGACCAACAAACCAGTAACGATGCCGCCCGGATACGCGAAACCGGTACGCCTGCCATTCAGGTAAACACGGGAAAAGGCTGCCATCTGGATGCACAAATGATCCATGACGCCATGCAGCGTCTGCCGCTGGCGAATAGTGGGATACTGTTTATCGAAAACGTTGGCAATCTGGTGTGCCCTGCAAGTTTCGATCTGGGCGAACGTCACAAGGTGGTGGTACTTTCCGTCACGGAAGGAGAAGACAAGCCGCTAAAATATCCACATATGTTTGCGGCAGCCTCCCTGATGCTACTGAACAAAGTGGATTTGCTACCGTATCTCGATTTTGACGTTGAAAAATGTCTGGACTACGCCCGTGAGGTTAACCCGGATATTGAAATCCTGCTGGTTTCCGCCACCAAAGGGGACGGTATAGAGCAGTGGTTAACGTGGCTGGAGGCGCAACAACAATGTGCATAG
- a CDS encoding HypC/HybG/HupF family hydrogenase formation chaperone yields the protein MCIGVPGQVKELIGDSAAWVDVCGIRREVNMLLVGAYDDDGQSRIDQWVLVHVGFAMSVIDEQEALNTLEILQKMFGVEPDVGVLLYGEDQR from the coding sequence ATGTGCATAGGCGTTCCCGGTCAGGTAAAAGAGCTTATCGGCGACAGTGCTGCATGGGTCGATGTTTGCGGCATTCGCCGCGAAGTGAACATGTTATTAGTCGGTGCATATGACGACGATGGCCAGTCACGAATTGATCAGTGGGTATTGGTACATGTCGGCTTCGCCATGAGCGTGATTGACGAACAGGAAGCCCTCAACACGCTGGAGATATTACAAAAGATGTTTGGCGTCGAACCGGATGTCGGCGTGTTGCTGTACGGTGAGGATCAGCGCTAA
- the hycI gene encoding hydrogenase maturation peptidase HycI, translating to MTNTTPDILLTVGNKMMGDDGAGPLLAEMMAAGPITGWIPIDGGATPEDMTHHIQALHPDRVLIVDAADMGLMPGDIRLIDPDDIAEMFMMSTHNMPLNFLIERLKETVPDVIFLGIQPDIVGFCYPMTEKIKQAVETVYRKLPEWEGNGPFAQLTVEEA from the coding sequence ATGACCAATACCACACCTGATATCCTTCTGACCGTCGGTAACAAAATGATGGGTGACGACGGTGCCGGCCCGCTGCTTGCGGAAATGATGGCGGCCGGCCCGATTACGGGCTGGATTCCCATTGATGGCGGTGCCACGCCGGAAGATATGACGCATCACATTCAGGCATTACACCCCGATCGGGTACTCATTGTGGATGCTGCCGATATGGGGTTAATGCCGGGCGACATACGTCTTATCGATCCAGACGACATTGCCGAAATGTTTATGATGAGCACGCACAACATGCCGCTTAACTTTTTAATCGAGCGGTTAAAAGAGACGGTTCCAGACGTCATTTTTCTGGGGATTCAGCCAGATATTGTTGGGTTCTGTTACCCGATGACGGAAAAAATCAAACAGGCAGTGGAAACCGTGTATCGGAAACTGCCTGAATGGGAAGGTAACGGCCCGTTTGCGCAGCTCACGGTTGAAGAAGCCTAG
- the hybC gene encoding hydrogenase 2 large subunit yields the protein MSQRITIDPVTRIEGHLRIDCEIEDGKVVKAWSSGTMWRGMEEIVKGNDPRDAWMIVQRICGVCTTIHALASVRAVENALGMEVPINAQYIRNIIAAAHSIHDHIVHFYQLSALDWVDVTSALQADPKKAADLLKGLSNWPLNSEAEFAQVQQKIKNLVGSGQLGIFANGYWGHPAMSLPPEINLIAVAHYLQALECQRDANRIVAILGGKTPHIQNLAVGGVANPINLDSPGVLNLERLMYLKSFIDRLGDFIEQVYLVDTAVIAAHYPEWFTMGRGADCYLCVPELPVDRKSETFLMPGGFLDNGKFRPINNPHDEYLLKGIEESGKHAWYQDDQPLAPWEGLTRPNYTGWQDDGKYSWVKSPTFYGNAVEMGPLAWLLCNLRAGYQPAQHYFTRANDIYKALTGNVMTEEQLPSTLGRVLGRTVHACVLHDTLAQQWQALVTNIGNGDHETFIPPNIPEQGEFRGVGFIEAPRGALSHWVVIKDGKIANYQAVVPSTWNAGPRNFNNEPGPYERSLVGTPVADPYKPLEVVRTIHSFDPCMSCAVHLVDTSGQEVTKVRVL from the coding sequence ATGAGCCAACGCATCACCATTGATCCCGTCACCCGTATTGAAGGGCATCTGCGCATCGATTGCGAAATTGAAGACGGCAAAGTGGTTAAAGCCTGGTCATCCGGCACCATGTGGCGCGGTATGGAGGAGATAGTCAAAGGCAACGATCCGCGCGATGCGTGGATGATTGTGCAACGTATTTGCGGGGTGTGTACCACCATTCATGCGTTGGCTTCTGTGCGGGCGGTGGAAAATGCGCTGGGGATGGAAGTGCCGATCAACGCCCAATATATCCGTAACATCATCGCGGCGGCGCACAGTATTCATGACCATATCGTGCACTTCTACCAACTTTCTGCGCTGGATTGGGTTGATGTCACTTCTGCACTACAGGCCGACCCGAAAAAAGCCGCCGATCTGCTAAAAGGCCTGTCAAACTGGCCGCTGAACAGTGAAGCGGAATTTGCTCAGGTGCAGCAGAAGATTAAAAATCTGGTCGGTAGCGGTCAGCTCGGTATTTTCGCTAATGGCTATTGGGGACACCCGGCGATGTCGTTGCCGCCGGAGATTAACCTGATTGCCGTCGCTCACTATTTGCAGGCGCTGGAGTGTCAGCGTGACGCCAACCGGATAGTCGCGATTCTGGGGGGAAAAACACCGCATATTCAGAATCTGGCCGTTGGCGGCGTGGCAAACCCTATCAATCTTGATTCACCGGGCGTGCTGAATCTGGAACGCCTGATGTATCTGAAATCCTTTATCGATCGTCTTGGTGATTTCATCGAACAGGTTTATCTGGTCGACACTGCGGTTATTGCTGCTCATTATCCTGAGTGGTTCACCATGGGGCGAGGAGCCGACTGTTATCTCTGTGTGCCGGAACTGCCTGTCGATCGTAAAAGTGAGACGTTCCTGATGCCGGGCGGGTTTCTGGATAATGGAAAATTTCGTCCGATAAACAATCCGCATGATGAATACCTGCTCAAGGGGATCGAGGAAAGTGGCAAACATGCCTGGTATCAGGATGATCAGCCGCTGGCTCCTTGGGAGGGGTTGACCCGCCCGAATTACACCGGCTGGCAGGATGACGGTAAATATTCCTGGGTGAAATCGCCAACCTTCTACGGCAACGCGGTAGAAATGGGGCCTTTGGCGTGGCTGCTGTGTAATCTGCGAGCTGGCTATCAGCCCGCACAGCATTATTTCACACGCGCCAATGATATTTACAAAGCGCTAACCGGTAACGTAATGACGGAGGAGCAACTGCCATCAACGTTGGGCCGGGTTTTAGGGCGCACCGTGCATGCCTGCGTGCTGCATGACACGCTGGCACAGCAGTGGCAGGCGCTGGTAACGAATATCGGCAATGGCGATCATGAAACGTTTATTCCCCCCAACATCCCAGAGCAAGGTGAATTCCGCGGTGTGGGCTTTATTGAAGCACCGCGCGGTGCGCTGTCGCACTGGGTGGTTATTAAAGATGGAAAAATAGCCAACTATCAGGCGGTTGTGCCTTCAACGTGGAATGCGGGGCCGCGCAATTTTAACAATGAGCCAGGCCCTTATGAACGCTCTCTGGTGGGGACACCGGTGGCAGACCCGTACAAACCGCTGGAAGTCGTGAGAACGATTCATTCGTTCGATCCCTGTATGTCCTGCGCCGTGCATCTTGTCGATACATCAGGTCAGGAAGTGACCAAGGTTCGGGTGCTGTGA
- the hypA gene encoding hydrogenase maturation nickel metallochaperone HypA: protein MHELTLCQRAIEIIEQQAQQHGAKKVTAVWLEIGAFSCVETSSLDFCFGMVCRRTLAEGCQLHLHQQEAECWCYDCQQSVTLLTIQVRRCPQCQGDNLRIVADDGIQLKRMEIEQEI, encoded by the coding sequence ATGCATGAACTCACGCTTTGTCAGCGCGCCATCGAAATTATTGAACAGCAAGCCCAGCAACACGGGGCCAAAAAGGTCACTGCAGTCTGGCTGGAGATTGGCGCTTTTTCTTGCGTTGAAACCAGCTCCCTCGATTTTTGTTTTGGCATGGTATGTCGCCGCACACTGGCGGAAGGATGCCAGCTCCACCTCCACCAGCAGGAAGCTGAGTGCTGGTGTTACGACTGCCAACAGTCTGTCACGCTGTTAACCATCCAGGTACGTCGCTGCCCGCAATGTCAGGGCGATAACCTGCGAATTGTGGCAGACGATGGCATCCAGCTCAAACGCATGGAAATAGAACAGGAGATTTAA
- a CDS encoding HyaD/HybD family hydrogenase maturation endopeptidase — MSILVLGIGNLLLGDEAVGVRIIEALEQRYRLPEHVEVLDGGTSGMELMDVMANRDHLIVADAVLADSPPGSVVELHDEEIPAFFTRKVSPHQLGLSDVLMALRLTEEFPRRLTLVGVVPASLEPGIGLTALASRAIEPALAQVLAALQSSGVVAELREASDAGFC; from the coding sequence ATGAGCATTCTGGTGCTGGGGATTGGCAACCTGCTGCTGGGCGATGAGGCCGTGGGGGTTCGTATTATTGAAGCGCTTGAGCAGCGCTACCGTTTGCCGGAGCACGTCGAGGTGTTGGATGGTGGCACGTCAGGCATGGAATTGATGGACGTAATGGCAAACCGCGATCACCTGATTGTGGCCGATGCGGTTCTGGCTGATAGCCCACCGGGCAGTGTCGTGGAACTGCATGATGAGGAAATCCCCGCGTTCTTTACCCGCAAAGTGTCGCCCCATCAGCTCGGGCTTTCCGATGTACTGATGGCGCTACGGCTGACGGAGGAATTCCCACGCCGGTTGACGCTGGTGGGCGTTGTGCCTGCATCGCTTGAACCCGGTATCGGCCTGACAGCCTTGGCCAGTCGGGCGATTGAGCCTGCGCTGGCTCAGGTTCTGGCGGCGTTGCAGTCTAGCGGCGTGGTCGCCGAACTGCGGGAGGCGTCTGATGCCGGATTTTGTTAA
- the hypD gene encoding hydrogenase formation protein HypD: MHLVDEYRDPEKVMALIAHLNQRAPMLSYTKQRPLRIMEVCGGHTHAIYRFGIDQLLPENIEFIHGPGCPVCVLPMGRIDNCLEIASHPETLFCTFGDAIRVPGKNGSLLDARAHGADIRVVYSPLDALKLARDNPQRKVVFFALGFETTMPATALTLQQAKADGVDNFYLFCQHITIIPTLRSLLLQPDNSIDAFIAPGHVSMVIGVDAYQFIATEFQRPLVIAGFEPVDLLQSVLMLIEQKLAGQPDIENQYRRVVPDAGNTLAQKAIADVFMLKGDAEWRGLGIIGESGVTLTPDYQQFDAERYFRLQPQETSDDPRACCGDVLTGRCKPHQCSLFGTICTPQSAFGALMVSSEGACAAWYQYRAQETA, from the coding sequence ATGCATCTTGTCGATGAATACCGCGATCCCGAGAAAGTGATGGCGCTTATTGCCCACCTTAACCAGCGGGCCCCGATGCTTTCTTATACCAAACAGCGTCCATTGCGCATTATGGAGGTCTGCGGAGGCCATACGCACGCGATATACCGCTTTGGTATTGATCAACTGTTGCCGGAAAATATTGAATTTATTCACGGCCCAGGCTGCCCGGTGTGCGTCCTGCCGATGGGGCGTATCGACAACTGCCTTGAGATAGCCAGCCATCCAGAAACGCTTTTTTGTACCTTCGGTGACGCCATCCGTGTTCCGGGGAAAAATGGCTCTTTACTGGATGCCCGCGCCCACGGAGCAGACATCCGCGTGGTTTACTCCCCTCTGGATGCACTAAAACTGGCTCGCGATAATCCGCAGCGCAAAGTGGTATTTTTCGCCCTGGGGTTTGAAACCACCATGCCAGCAACCGCACTCACCCTGCAACAAGCCAAGGCCGATGGCGTCGACAATTTTTACCTTTTTTGTCAGCACATTACTATCATCCCCACCCTACGCAGCCTGCTGTTACAGCCGGATAACAGCATTGACGCTTTTATCGCGCCGGGACATGTCAGCATGGTAATCGGGGTTGATGCTTACCAGTTTATCGCCACTGAATTCCAGCGACCGTTGGTCATAGCAGGATTTGAACCGGTTGACCTGCTGCAAAGTGTTCTCATGTTGATCGAGCAAAAACTCGCCGGTCAACCTGATATTGAAAATCAGTACCGCCGTGTGGTGCCAGATGCAGGCAACACGCTAGCGCAAAAAGCGATAGCGGATGTTTTCATGCTGAAAGGTGACGCCGAATGGCGTGGTTTGGGGATTATTGGTGAATCCGGCGTGACATTAACCCCAGATTACCAGCAGTTCGATGCGGAACGTTATTTTCGCCTACAGCCGCAAGAAACCAGTGACGATCCGCGGGCATGCTGTGGAGACGTATTAACCGGGCGCTGTAAACCCCACCAATGTTCGCTCTTCGGCACAATCTGCACGCCACAAAGTGCCTTCGGTGCGCTGATGGTTTCTTCCGAGGGCGCGTGCGCCGCCTGGTATCAATATCGCGCACAGGAGACTGCATGA
- the hybB gene encoding Ni/Fe-hydrogenase cytochrome b subunit, whose translation MHKTSPLGGRLVSWPVMLLAPFIVLCLLLIVKRLVLGIGSVSDLNGGYPWGIWIAFDLLVGTGLACGGWALAWAVYVFNRGEYHPLVRPALLASLFGYSLGGLSITIDVGRYWNLPYFFIPGHFNTSSVLFETAVCMTIYIGVMVLEFAPTLLERLGWKVSLRRLNKLMFFVIALGALLPSMHQSSMGSLMIAAGIKVHPLWQSYEMLPLFSLLTAAILGFSIVIFEGSLVQAGLRGKSVQETPLFTRLTRTIDILLLLFIVLRFGELIARDKTAYLWHIDRFALSFWVEILLLAIPLLLFRRKNNRRDPRLLFIGALCMVFGAAFWRLNYSLLSYNPGNGYGYFPTFSELLISIGFVAIEVCAYILLIRLLPVLPVHQHKNENKSLEVEHEPTHHH comes from the coding sequence ATGCATAAAACGAGCCCCCTAGGCGGGCGGCTGGTGAGTTGGCCCGTGATGTTGCTGGCACCTTTCATTGTGTTGTGCCTGTTATTGATCGTGAAAAGGCTGGTGCTGGGGATTGGTTCCGTTTCCGATTTAAATGGTGGCTATCCATGGGGTATCTGGATTGCTTTCGATCTGTTGGTCGGAACCGGTCTGGCGTGTGGTGGCTGGGCGTTGGCCTGGGCTGTCTATGTTTTTAACCGCGGTGAATATCATCCATTGGTGCGTCCTGCGCTGCTGGCTAGTCTGTTCGGTTACTCACTCGGCGGGTTATCCATCACGATCGACGTGGGGCGTTACTGGAATCTGCCTTACTTCTTCATTCCCGGCCATTTCAATACGTCGTCAGTGCTTTTTGAAACGGCAGTGTGTATGACGATATACATCGGCGTGATGGTGTTGGAGTTTGCTCCGACGCTGTTAGAGCGCTTGGGGTGGAAGGTCTCACTCAGGCGTTTGAATAAGCTGATGTTTTTTGTTATTGCGCTGGGGGCTTTGCTACCATCAATGCATCAGTCGTCTATGGGGTCGCTGATGATTGCCGCGGGTATCAAGGTGCACCCGCTATGGCAAAGCTACGAAATGCTGCCGCTGTTTTCGCTGTTAACCGCTGCTATTTTGGGATTCTCAATTGTGATTTTTGAAGGATCTCTGGTTCAGGCGGGGCTTAGGGGAAAAAGTGTTCAGGAGACACCGTTATTCACTCGGTTGACCCGCACCATCGATATTCTGCTGTTGTTGTTTATTGTACTGCGCTTCGGGGAGCTTATTGCGCGCGACAAGACCGCGTATTTGTGGCACATCGATCGTTTCGCCCTTTCATTCTGGGTGGAAATACTGCTGCTGGCGATCCCTCTGCTGCTTTTTCGTCGGAAGAATAATCGTCGCGACCCTCGCTTGTTGTTTATCGGTGCGCTGTGCATGGTCTTCGGTGCAGCGTTCTGGCGTCTGAATTATTCCCTATTGAGTTACAACCCAGGCAACGGCTACGGCTATTTCCCAACATTCAGCGAGCTGCTGATATCCATCGGTTTTGTGGCAATAGAAGTCTGTGCCTACATCCTGTTGATCCGGTTGTTGCCAGTGTTGCCTGTGCATCAACACAAAAATGAAAATAAATCGTTAGAGGTAGAGCATGAGCCAACGCATCACCATTGA